The Humulus lupulus chromosome 3, drHumLupu1.1, whole genome shotgun sequence genome window below encodes:
- the LOC133823388 gene encoding uncharacterized protein LOC133823388, with product MAELAQNRSNHGEGEENNDYMGNLSQFVPPETSISPKHSSSKKVSNAKTLVVQSSKKKAKTLNWQEHRKLERERKQIKEDEETLARVEAPIPQSNIGFKLLKQMGYTPGSALGKGGTGRAEPVGLEIRRSRAGIGREDLRKEKRKREERKAEKEMRNEAALMEEFGCRKKSQWRSRRVFVNFNKAKAALDQLENKEVMVPKKDEEEEEQDLEDEEEEEEITEEYLQEILMKLRDEHRYCLFCGFQYESMEVLLSNCPGIDEDDH from the exons ATGGCGGAATTAGCTCAAAATCGAAGCAATCATGGAGAAGGAGAAGAAAACAACGATTACATGGGGAACCTCTCTCAGTTTGTTCCTCCAGAAACATCAATCTCTCCAAAACATTCTTCATCGAAAAAG GTTTCCAATGCCAAAACCCTAGTGGTTCAATCGTCAAAGAAGAAGGCCAAAACCCTAAATTGGCAGGAGCACAGAAAGCTCGAAAGAGAGAGGAAGCAGATAAAGGAAGACGAGGAAACCCTGGCGAGAGTAGAGGCCCCAATTCCACAATCCAACATAGGGTTCAAATTGTTGAAGCAAATGGGCTACACACCCGGTTCAGCCCTAGGCAAAGGGGGTACGGGTCGGGCTGAGCCGGTGGGGCTCGAGATTCGGCGATCACGAGCCGGGATCGGGCGGGAGGACCTgaggaaggagaagaggaagagagAGGAGAGGAAGGCAGAGAAGGAGATGAGAAATGAAGCGGCATTAATGGAGGAATTTGGGTGTAGGAAGAAGTCTCAGTGGAGGAGTAGAAGagtatttgttaattttaacaaGGCAAAAGCAGCTTTGGATCAATTGGAGAACAAGGAAGTTATGGTGCCAAAGAAAGATGAGGAAGAGGAAGAACAAGACctagaagatgaagaagaagaggaagagatAACAGaagag TATTTGCAAGAGATATTAATGAAACTGAGAGATGAGCATAGATACTGCCTTTTTTGTGGATTCCAG TATGAATCAATGGAGGTTCTCTTGTCCAATTGTCCTGGAATTGATGAAGATGACCACTaa
- the LOC133823389 gene encoding protein STRUBBELIG-RECEPTOR FAMILY 2 isoform X3, which translates to MRNQSASMWSAVIVFSAILASQTLAFTNPSEVAALQDLYWNLNLPSELRGWRMEGGDPCDESWAGVSCYESSIIYLKLRGLNLTGFLGHQLSSLCNLKQMDISFNRIWGPIPDELPANATHINLACNNLTYNIPNSLSNMKYLRHLNLSHNFLSGPVGNVFTGLSNLREMDLSFNNFTGDLPSSFGSLKNLTGLYLQNNHFTGSVTYLSGLPLIDLNILHNYFSGIIPYQFSSIPNLWMDGNKFHPGNSPPWNFPSETVPVEQNISSPPTTQSSAIESYPIVETFESKKKSMGPGGIAFIIGGGTLVASCIVIYISIRINQYHARRLQNSDSSPAEAEESPQILTFRSPILGPRRMPPIYNSRTQKTSKRKSVTRKHGFPMRAKLFTIADLQSATNSFSETNLLGEGSLGSVYKAEFPDGQLLAVKNINMVTLTFKEEEQFLDVVWNVSRLKHPNIVPLIGYCVEHGQHLLIYNYVRNVTLDEALHSSAYKSLSWGLRLQIAIVVAQALDYLHSTVSPPLAHSNLKSANILLDDELMPHVCDCGLAILRPLTSNRVKIKASEIAIGDTGYVAPEHGQPGVDSRKSDTYAFGVLLLELLTGRKPFDNSRQREEQCLVKWASSRLHDSESLEQMVEPGIKRTFSFRVLSQFADIVSLCIQPVKEFRPPMSEVVESLKRLIEKVNMEQSSGGDGPGPEIDEKSFRSTNTRFLLSPDLSNSSVDEG; encoded by the exons ATGAGAAACCAGAGTGCATCTATGTGGTCGGCTGTAATTGTCTTCTCGGCAATTCTGGCTTCACAGACTTTGGCATTTACCAATCCCTCGGAAG TCGCAGCTCTTCAAGATCTTTATTGGAATCTGAACCTTCCATCAGAGCTGAGGGGATGGAGAATGGAGGGTGGAGATCCCTGTGATGAATCATGGGCAGGAGTCTCATGTTATGAGTCATCTATTATATACCT TAAACTTCGTGGATTAAACCTTACAGGTTTTCTTGGACACCAGCTTTCTAGTCTTTGTAACTTGAAGCAAAt GGACATAAGCTTCAACAGGATTTGGGGTCCAATTCCAGATGAATTACCTGCCAATGCCACTCATAT AAATTTGGCATGCAACAATTTGACCTATAATATTCCAAACTCTCTGTCAAACATGAAATATCTCCGGCATTT GAACCTAAGCCATAACTTCTTATCTGGACCTGTGGGTAATGTTTTTACTGGCTTGAGTAATCTTAGAGAAAT GGACTTGTCATTTAATAATTTCACTGGAGATTTACCAAGTTCATTTGGATCCCTGAAAAATCTTACTGGACT ATATTTGCAGAATAACCATTTCACAGGATCAGTCACATACCTATCTGGACTTCCACTAATTGACCT TAATATCCTACATAATTATTTCAGTGGCATCATTCCATATCAGTTTTCTTCAATACCAAATTTATG GATGGATGGCAATAAATTCCATCCAGGCAATTCTCCACCTTGGAATTTCCCGTCAGAAACAGTGCCTGTTGAACAAAATATCAGTAGCCCTCCAACAACCCAGTCAAGTGCAATTGAGAGCTATCCTATTGTCGAAACATTTGAATCAAAAAAGAAAAGTATGGGTCCTGGTGGAATAGCTTTTATAATTGGTGGAGGGACTCTGGTAGCATCATGTATTGTAATCTACATTTCCATTCGGATCAACCAATACCATGCAAGGAGGCTTCAAAACTCAG ACAGTTCTCCTGCTGAAGCGGAAGAAAGCCCACAGATATTGACTTTTAGGTCACCGATTCTTGGTccaaggaggatgcctcccatTTACAATAGCAGAACTCAGAAGACATCTAAAAGAAAAAGTGTCACGAGGAAACATGGATTCCCAATGAGAGCAAAACTCTTCACCATTGCCGACCTTCAATCAGCTACAAACAGCTTTAGTGAAACTAATCTTCTTGGGGAGGGCTCTCTAGGCTCGGTGTACAAAGCAGAGTTTCCAGATGGCCAA CTTTTGGCAGTGAAGAACATCAACATGGTAACACTGACTTTCAAAGAAGAAGAACAATTTTTGGATGTAGTTTGGAATGTTTCACGATTGAAGCATCCAAATATTGTACCACTTATAGGTTATTGCGTAGAGCATGGGCAACATCTGCTCATATACAACTATGTCAGAAATGTGACCCTTGATGAAGCCCTGCACAGCAGTGCATACAAGTCTCTGTCTTGGGGCCTCAGGCTCCAGATAGCGATAGTTGTTGCTCAGGCTTTGGA CTATCTTCACTCCACAGTCTCGCCTCCACTTGCTCACAGCAACCTAAAATCAGCCAACATTTTACTTGATGATGAACTTATGCCTCATGTCTGCGACTGTGGGCTAGCAATTTTGAGGCCACTTACAAGTAACAGAGTCAAAATCAAG GCTTCCGAAATTGCTATTGGTGACACTGGCTACGTTGCACCAGAACATGGTCAACCAGGAGTTGATAGCAGAAAGAGTGACACTTATGCCTTTGGAGTGTTGCTTTTGGAGCTATTAACAGGAAGGAAGCCTTTTGATAA TTCAAGACAAAGGGAAGAGCAATGTCTGGTGAAATGGGCTTCGTCACGGCTTCATGACAGCGAGAGTTTGGAACAGATGGTTGAGCCAGGCATTAAAAGAACATTTTCTTTCAGAGTTCTCTCCCAATTTGCTGATATAGTCTCCCTCTGCATACAG CCTGTTAAGGAATTCAGACCACCAATGTCTGAAGTTGTGGAATCACTTAAACGTCTGATAGAAAAGGTAAATATGGAGCAAAGCAGTGGAGGAGATGGTCCCGGTCCCGAAATTGATGAGAAGTCTTTCCGTTCTACCAACACCCGCTTCTTATTATCACCTGATTTGAGCAATTCGTCCGTTGATGAAGGCTAG
- the LOC133823389 gene encoding protein STRUBBELIG-RECEPTOR FAMILY 2 isoform X1: protein MRNQSASMWSAVIVFSAILASQTLAFTNPSEVAALQDLYWNLNLPSELRGWRMEGGDPCDESWAGVSCYESSIIYLKLRGLNLTGFLGHQLSSLCNLKQMDISFNRIWGPIPDELPANATHINLACNNLTYNIPNSLSNMKYLRHLNLSHNFLSGPVGNVFTGLSNLREMDLSFNNFTGDLPSSFGSLKNLTGLYLQNNHFTGSVTYLSGLPLIDLNILHNYFSGIIPYQFSSIPNLWMDGNKFHPGNSPPWNFPSETVPVEQNISSPPTTQSSAIESYPIVETFESKKKSMGPGGIAFIIGGGTLVASCIVIYISIRINQYHARRLQNSGLNNNSGHSLPVTAVRDSSPAEAEESPQILTFRSPILGPRRMPPIYNSRTQKTSKRKSVTRKHGFPMRAKLFTIADLQSATNSFSETNLLGEGSLGSVYKAEFPDGQLLAVKNINMVTLTFKEEEQFLDVVWNVSRLKHPNIVPLIGYCVEHGQHLLIYNYVRNVTLDEALHSSAYKSLSWGLRLQIAIVVAQALDYLHSTVSPPLAHSNLKSANILLDDELMPHVCDCGLAILRPLTSNRVKIKASEIAIGDTGYVAPEHGQPGVDSRKSDTYAFGVLLLELLTGRKPFDNSRQREEQCLVKWASSRLHDSESLEQMVEPGIKRTFSFRVLSQFADIVSLCIQPVKEFRPPMSEVVESLKRLIEKVNMEQSSGGDGPGPEIDEKSFRSTNTRFLLSPDLSNSSVDEG from the exons ATGAGAAACCAGAGTGCATCTATGTGGTCGGCTGTAATTGTCTTCTCGGCAATTCTGGCTTCACAGACTTTGGCATTTACCAATCCCTCGGAAG TCGCAGCTCTTCAAGATCTTTATTGGAATCTGAACCTTCCATCAGAGCTGAGGGGATGGAGAATGGAGGGTGGAGATCCCTGTGATGAATCATGGGCAGGAGTCTCATGTTATGAGTCATCTATTATATACCT TAAACTTCGTGGATTAAACCTTACAGGTTTTCTTGGACACCAGCTTTCTAGTCTTTGTAACTTGAAGCAAAt GGACATAAGCTTCAACAGGATTTGGGGTCCAATTCCAGATGAATTACCTGCCAATGCCACTCATAT AAATTTGGCATGCAACAATTTGACCTATAATATTCCAAACTCTCTGTCAAACATGAAATATCTCCGGCATTT GAACCTAAGCCATAACTTCTTATCTGGACCTGTGGGTAATGTTTTTACTGGCTTGAGTAATCTTAGAGAAAT GGACTTGTCATTTAATAATTTCACTGGAGATTTACCAAGTTCATTTGGATCCCTGAAAAATCTTACTGGACT ATATTTGCAGAATAACCATTTCACAGGATCAGTCACATACCTATCTGGACTTCCACTAATTGACCT TAATATCCTACATAATTATTTCAGTGGCATCATTCCATATCAGTTTTCTTCAATACCAAATTTATG GATGGATGGCAATAAATTCCATCCAGGCAATTCTCCACCTTGGAATTTCCCGTCAGAAACAGTGCCTGTTGAACAAAATATCAGTAGCCCTCCAACAACCCAGTCAAGTGCAATTGAGAGCTATCCTATTGTCGAAACATTTGAATCAAAAAAGAAAAGTATGGGTCCTGGTGGAATAGCTTTTATAATTGGTGGAGGGACTCTGGTAGCATCATGTATTGTAATCTACATTTCCATTCGGATCAACCAATACCATGCAAGGAGGCTTCAAAACTCAGGTTTGAACAACAATTCAGGGCATTCGCTTCCAGTCACTGCAGTTAGAG ACAGTTCTCCTGCTGAAGCGGAAGAAAGCCCACAGATATTGACTTTTAGGTCACCGATTCTTGGTccaaggaggatgcctcccatTTACAATAGCAGAACTCAGAAGACATCTAAAAGAAAAAGTGTCACGAGGAAACATGGATTCCCAATGAGAGCAAAACTCTTCACCATTGCCGACCTTCAATCAGCTACAAACAGCTTTAGTGAAACTAATCTTCTTGGGGAGGGCTCTCTAGGCTCGGTGTACAAAGCAGAGTTTCCAGATGGCCAA CTTTTGGCAGTGAAGAACATCAACATGGTAACACTGACTTTCAAAGAAGAAGAACAATTTTTGGATGTAGTTTGGAATGTTTCACGATTGAAGCATCCAAATATTGTACCACTTATAGGTTATTGCGTAGAGCATGGGCAACATCTGCTCATATACAACTATGTCAGAAATGTGACCCTTGATGAAGCCCTGCACAGCAGTGCATACAAGTCTCTGTCTTGGGGCCTCAGGCTCCAGATAGCGATAGTTGTTGCTCAGGCTTTGGA CTATCTTCACTCCACAGTCTCGCCTCCACTTGCTCACAGCAACCTAAAATCAGCCAACATTTTACTTGATGATGAACTTATGCCTCATGTCTGCGACTGTGGGCTAGCAATTTTGAGGCCACTTACAAGTAACAGAGTCAAAATCAAG GCTTCCGAAATTGCTATTGGTGACACTGGCTACGTTGCACCAGAACATGGTCAACCAGGAGTTGATAGCAGAAAGAGTGACACTTATGCCTTTGGAGTGTTGCTTTTGGAGCTATTAACAGGAAGGAAGCCTTTTGATAA TTCAAGACAAAGGGAAGAGCAATGTCTGGTGAAATGGGCTTCGTCACGGCTTCATGACAGCGAGAGTTTGGAACAGATGGTTGAGCCAGGCATTAAAAGAACATTTTCTTTCAGAGTTCTCTCCCAATTTGCTGATATAGTCTCCCTCTGCATACAG CCTGTTAAGGAATTCAGACCACCAATGTCTGAAGTTGTGGAATCACTTAAACGTCTGATAGAAAAGGTAAATATGGAGCAAAGCAGTGGAGGAGATGGTCCCGGTCCCGAAATTGATGAGAAGTCTTTCCGTTCTACCAACACCCGCTTCTTATTATCACCTGATTTGAGCAATTCGTCCGTTGATGAAGGCTAG
- the LOC133823389 gene encoding protein STRUBBELIG-RECEPTOR FAMILY 2 isoform X2 has product MRNQSASMWSAVIVFSAILASQTLAFTNPSEVAALQDLYWNLNLPSELRGWRMEGGDPCDESWAGVSCYESSIIYLKLRGLNLTGFLGHQLSSLCNLKQMDISFNRIWGPIPDELPANATHINLACNNLTYNIPNSLSNMKYLRHLNLSHNFLSGPVGNVFTGLSNLREMDLSFNNFTGDLPSSFGSLKNLTGLYLQNNHFTGSVTYLSGLPLIDLGIIPYQFSSIPNLWMDGNKFHPGNSPPWNFPSETVPVEQNISSPPTTQSSAIESYPIVETFESKKKSMGPGGIAFIIGGGTLVASCIVIYISIRINQYHARRLQNSGLNNNSGHSLPVTAVRDSSPAEAEESPQILTFRSPILGPRRMPPIYNSRTQKTSKRKSVTRKHGFPMRAKLFTIADLQSATNSFSETNLLGEGSLGSVYKAEFPDGQLLAVKNINMVTLTFKEEEQFLDVVWNVSRLKHPNIVPLIGYCVEHGQHLLIYNYVRNVTLDEALHSSAYKSLSWGLRLQIAIVVAQALDYLHSTVSPPLAHSNLKSANILLDDELMPHVCDCGLAILRPLTSNRVKIKASEIAIGDTGYVAPEHGQPGVDSRKSDTYAFGVLLLELLTGRKPFDNSRQREEQCLVKWASSRLHDSESLEQMVEPGIKRTFSFRVLSQFADIVSLCIQPVKEFRPPMSEVVESLKRLIEKVNMEQSSGGDGPGPEIDEKSFRSTNTRFLLSPDLSNSSVDEG; this is encoded by the exons ATGAGAAACCAGAGTGCATCTATGTGGTCGGCTGTAATTGTCTTCTCGGCAATTCTGGCTTCACAGACTTTGGCATTTACCAATCCCTCGGAAG TCGCAGCTCTTCAAGATCTTTATTGGAATCTGAACCTTCCATCAGAGCTGAGGGGATGGAGAATGGAGGGTGGAGATCCCTGTGATGAATCATGGGCAGGAGTCTCATGTTATGAGTCATCTATTATATACCT TAAACTTCGTGGATTAAACCTTACAGGTTTTCTTGGACACCAGCTTTCTAGTCTTTGTAACTTGAAGCAAAt GGACATAAGCTTCAACAGGATTTGGGGTCCAATTCCAGATGAATTACCTGCCAATGCCACTCATAT AAATTTGGCATGCAACAATTTGACCTATAATATTCCAAACTCTCTGTCAAACATGAAATATCTCCGGCATTT GAACCTAAGCCATAACTTCTTATCTGGACCTGTGGGTAATGTTTTTACTGGCTTGAGTAATCTTAGAGAAAT GGACTTGTCATTTAATAATTTCACTGGAGATTTACCAAGTTCATTTGGATCCCTGAAAAATCTTACTGGACT ATATTTGCAGAATAACCATTTCACAGGATCAGTCACATACCTATCTGGACTTCCACTAATTGACCT TGGCATCATTCCATATCAGTTTTCTTCAATACCAAATTTATG GATGGATGGCAATAAATTCCATCCAGGCAATTCTCCACCTTGGAATTTCCCGTCAGAAACAGTGCCTGTTGAACAAAATATCAGTAGCCCTCCAACAACCCAGTCAAGTGCAATTGAGAGCTATCCTATTGTCGAAACATTTGAATCAAAAAAGAAAAGTATGGGTCCTGGTGGAATAGCTTTTATAATTGGTGGAGGGACTCTGGTAGCATCATGTATTGTAATCTACATTTCCATTCGGATCAACCAATACCATGCAAGGAGGCTTCAAAACTCAGGTTTGAACAACAATTCAGGGCATTCGCTTCCAGTCACTGCAGTTAGAG ACAGTTCTCCTGCTGAAGCGGAAGAAAGCCCACAGATATTGACTTTTAGGTCACCGATTCTTGGTccaaggaggatgcctcccatTTACAATAGCAGAACTCAGAAGACATCTAAAAGAAAAAGTGTCACGAGGAAACATGGATTCCCAATGAGAGCAAAACTCTTCACCATTGCCGACCTTCAATCAGCTACAAACAGCTTTAGTGAAACTAATCTTCTTGGGGAGGGCTCTCTAGGCTCGGTGTACAAAGCAGAGTTTCCAGATGGCCAA CTTTTGGCAGTGAAGAACATCAACATGGTAACACTGACTTTCAAAGAAGAAGAACAATTTTTGGATGTAGTTTGGAATGTTTCACGATTGAAGCATCCAAATATTGTACCACTTATAGGTTATTGCGTAGAGCATGGGCAACATCTGCTCATATACAACTATGTCAGAAATGTGACCCTTGATGAAGCCCTGCACAGCAGTGCATACAAGTCTCTGTCTTGGGGCCTCAGGCTCCAGATAGCGATAGTTGTTGCTCAGGCTTTGGA CTATCTTCACTCCACAGTCTCGCCTCCACTTGCTCACAGCAACCTAAAATCAGCCAACATTTTACTTGATGATGAACTTATGCCTCATGTCTGCGACTGTGGGCTAGCAATTTTGAGGCCACTTACAAGTAACAGAGTCAAAATCAAG GCTTCCGAAATTGCTATTGGTGACACTGGCTACGTTGCACCAGAACATGGTCAACCAGGAGTTGATAGCAGAAAGAGTGACACTTATGCCTTTGGAGTGTTGCTTTTGGAGCTATTAACAGGAAGGAAGCCTTTTGATAA TTCAAGACAAAGGGAAGAGCAATGTCTGGTGAAATGGGCTTCGTCACGGCTTCATGACAGCGAGAGTTTGGAACAGATGGTTGAGCCAGGCATTAAAAGAACATTTTCTTTCAGAGTTCTCTCCCAATTTGCTGATATAGTCTCCCTCTGCATACAG CCTGTTAAGGAATTCAGACCACCAATGTCTGAAGTTGTGGAATCACTTAAACGTCTGATAGAAAAGGTAAATATGGAGCAAAGCAGTGGAGGAGATGGTCCCGGTCCCGAAATTGATGAGAAGTCTTTCCGTTCTACCAACACCCGCTTCTTATTATCACCTGATTTGAGCAATTCGTCCGTTGATGAAGGCTAG